The Bradyrhizobium sp. LLZ17 genomic sequence AGGCCCATCGCCTCGTACTCGATCAGCTCGGCAACGGTGAAGCAATCATGGGTCTCGACGAAGGAGAGATCGGTGAGCGCAACGCCCGCCTTCTCCAGCGCGCGCTGCCAGGCGACCGTGCAGCCCTCGAACTGGAGGATGTCGCGCTTGCTCATCGGCAGGAAATCCTGGGCGTGCGCGGTCGCCCGGAAGCCGATCGACTTGCTCATGCCCTTGGCGGTCTCGGCGTCGGCCAGCACCAGCGCTGCGGCGCCGTCGGAGACGAGCGAGCAGTCGGTGCGCTTCAGCGGACCCGCGACGTAAGGGTTCTTCTCGCTCTCGGCGCGGCAGAACTCGAAGCCAAAATCCTTGCGCATCTGGGCGAAGGGATTGGCGACGCCGTTCTTGTGGTTCTTGGCCGCGATCAGCGCCAGCGCATCGGACTGGTCGCCGTATTTCTGGAAGTAGGAGCTGGCGATCTTGCCGAACACCCCGGCGAATCCGCCAACCGTGTCGCCGTCCTCGGGCAGATAGGACGCCTTCAACAGGTTCTTGCCGATCTCGGCGCTCGGCGTGCGCGTCATCTGCTCGACACCGACGACCAGCACGATTTTGGCCGCGCCCGCGGCAATCGCGCGTACCCCCTGGTGCACAGCGGCTGATCCCGTGGCGCAGGCGTTCTCGACGCGAGTGGTCGGCTTGAAACGCAGTTTGGGGTCGGCCTGGAGCACCAGCGAGGCGGTAAAATCCTGCGGCGAAAAGCCAGCGTTGAAATGGCCGAGCACGATCTCATCGACATCGGAGGCGGAGATGCCGGCATCGGCCATCGCCTCGTTGGCAACGCGCGTGACCAGGCTTTCGACGGTTTCGGTGTCGAACTTGCCGAACGGCGTATGCGCCCATCCGACGATGCTGGCGGTCATGGTCATCTCCCTCGTCTTTTGCTGACCCTAGTCTTAGCTCAAGGACGGCGAGACTTCACCCGGCTTTCAGGGCCTTGAGCGTGCGCTGGCAGATGGCAGTTATGCCGGCCCAGTTCCCGGCCCTGATCTCCGCCGTCGGGCACAGCCAGGAACCGCCGACCGCCACGACGTTGGGCTCGGCGAGCCAGCTTGCCGCATTGGCCTCGCCGACGCCGCCGGTGGGGCAGAACCGCACATTCGGGAACGGACCGCCGAGCGCGCGCAGGCCCTTGATGCCGCCCGCCTGCTCGGCCGGGAAGAACTTTGCGAGGTCGAGGCCATGGGGCAGCGCCATCATCAACTCGGACGCGGTCGCAATGCCCGGCGCGAACGGCAAGCTGCTGTCGGCCGCGGCCTTCAACAGATCGGGCGTCAAGCCCGGGCTGATGCCAAATTTGACGCCAAGCTTCTCGACCCGAGCGAAGTCGGCCGGATTGAGAAT encodes the following:
- the eda gene encoding bifunctional 4-hydroxy-2-oxoglutarate aldolase/2-dehydro-3-deoxy-phosphogluconate aldolase codes for the protein MTTTAQQNHLAALFKAATVIPVLTIERIQDAVPLARALVAGGVRTLEVTLRTPVAIEAARAMMAEVPEAIVGIGTILNPADFARVEKLGVKFGISPGLTPDLLKAAADSSLPFAPGIATASELMMALPHGLDLAKFFPAEQAGGIKGLRALGGPFPNVRFCPTGGVGEANAASWLAEPNVVAVGGSWLCPTAEIRAGNWAGITAICQRTLKALKAG
- a CDS encoding acetyl-CoA acetyltransferase, whose translation is MTASIVGWAHTPFGKFDTETVESLVTRVANEAMADAGISASDVDEIVLGHFNAGFSPQDFTASLVLQADPKLRFKPTTRVENACATGSAAVHQGVRAIAAGAAKIVLVVGVEQMTRTPSAEIGKNLLKASYLPEDGDTVGGFAGVFGKIASSYFQKYGDQSDALALIAAKNHKNGVANPFAQMRKDFGFEFCRAESEKNPYVAGPLKRTDCSLVSDGAAALVLADAETAKGMSKSIGFRATAHAQDFLPMSKRDILQFEGCTVAWQRALEKAGVALTDLSFVETHDCFTVAELIEYEAMGLTPKGQGARAIKEGWTLKEGKLPVNPSGGLKAKGHPIGATGVSMHVMTAMQLAGQAPEGMQIKNATLGGIFNMGGAAVANYVSLLEPLK